From a region of the Narcine bancroftii isolate sNarBan1 chromosome 5, sNarBan1.hap1, whole genome shotgun sequence genome:
- the LOC138764448 gene encoding uncharacterized protein — protein sequence MRTREGGRARDGNRRPPPPPTCSGTHDEASGWRESCGWSARALPPSAAVRPALAADGPMRCWEAAPRCLRRNAAAMRLVATLALLLAQPALLGTRPATAQGEPGLKLFEGEAPVARSSLGMVGSLCPAPICSQPGATQPGISWPGTTRPSTSQPSITQPGTTRPGIPWPSISQPGITRLSISQPGISQLGGIWPGISPHGSTQPDSTQLSISRLGSIWLGSSHPGIQPGSTQPSRLGSTWPGISRLGMSQSSISQLGSIWPGISWPGSTQPGTHLGTQPNISGLGGTRPGISQPGSTQPSIFRLGSTQSVISWPGSTQPGISQPGNAQTGSTWPGSTRPGSTWDGSTQPGNTQFSITQLGISQPDNSQSGITQPRSTQSGISRPSISQFGSTHSGNTQPGISLFGSSQPSIFQAGSTQPGISQLSVPSTTISTIQSTGRSNVASTMVTGQSSSNQSTLTQSTTVKLTALSYVILSDIVAHRTDPPVSVDSGTEIMIVNSNGTESESTVAIVLRVGDEIILASSDAEPNATSMPILLGGSGGGGGGAEIILARLKESKNSSLTPIILNKDDEIIVATSNETNAETSSSVIIGNGTEIKITRSENGNNSVILTNGTEVIIDHSSDTDASGDLAVTTENENTDNATITSLNEITENVTTSKNSSSLDEENVTQVAVENKTEVTESSEPPTIVISLDSSLYSWAPWSVWYCNCLNGSMFRIRNNMDKKSGITLCSNDYQPNHFQRKSCTYKVCGCSRKDKQCSLTNVTCLEANPDICVLSDITCQEALDSKEYWKRLKKGFQAVYHKNRGLFLQRNTKPETSH from the coding sequence ATGCGCACGCGGGAAGGGGGGAGAGCACGTGACGGCaaccgccgccccccccccccccccacctgcagtGGGACACACGATGAGGCGAGCGGGTGGCGGGAATCCTGCGGTTGGAGCGCACGCGCGCTCCCTCCCTCGGCGGCCGTTCGCCCCGCCCTTGCCGCCGATGGGCCGATGCGATGTTGGGAGGCGGCGCCTCGCTGCCTGAGGAGAAACGCGGCGGCCATGCGCCTCGTTGCGACTCTGGCCCTCCTGCTGGCTCAGCCGGCTCTGCTCGGGACAAGGCCGGCCACCGCGCAGGGGGAACCAGGACTGAAGCTGTTTGAGGGCGAGGCCCCCGTGGCTCGCAGCTCCCTGGGGATGGTCGGCTCGCTGTGCCCTGCACCCATCTGCTCCCAGCCTGGCGCCACCCAGCCCGGCATCTCCTGGCCTGGCACCACCCGGCCCAGCACCTCCCAGCCCAGCATTACCCAGCCCGGCACCACCCGGCCTGGCATACCCTGGCCCAGCATCTCCCAGCCTGGCATCACTCGGCTCAGCATCTCCCAGCCTGGCATCTCCCAGCTTGGTGGCATCTGGCCTGGCATCTCCCCTCATGGCAGCACCCAGCCTGACAGTACCCAGCTCAGCATCTCCCGGCTTGGCAGCATCTGGCTTGGCAGCTCCCATCCAGGCATCCAGCCTGGCAGTACCCAGCCCTCCAGGCTTGGCAGTACCTGGCCTGGCATCTCCCGGCTTGGTATGTCCCAGTCTAGCATCTCCCAGCTCGGCAGCATCTGGCCTGGTATCTCCTGGCCTGGCAGCACCCAGCCTGGCACCCATCTTGGTACCCAGCCCAACATTTCTGGGCTTGGTGGCACCCGACCTGGAATCTCCCAGCCTGGCAGTACACAGCCCAGTATCTTCCGGCTTGGCAGCACCCAGTCTGTTATCTCCTGGCCTGGCAGCACCCAGCCTGGTATCTCCCAGCCTGGCAATGCCCAAACTGGTAGCACCTGGCCTGGTAGTACCCGGCCTGGTAGCACCTGGGATGGCAGCACCCAGCCTGGGAACACTCAATTCAGCATCACCCAGCTGGGCATCTCCCAGCCTGACAATAGCCAGTCCGGCATCACCCAACCTAGAAGCACCCAGTCTGGCATCTCTCGGCCCAGCATCTCCCAGTTTGGCAGCACCCACTCTGGCAATACCCAGCCTGGCATCTCTTTGTTTGGCAGTTCCCAGCCCAGCATCTTCCAAGCCGGCAGCACCCAGCCTGGCATCTCCCAGCTCTCTGTCCCCTCAACCACAATATCTACCATTCAATCCACTGGCCGGTCCAATGTGGCATCCACCATGGTGACAGGCCAGTCTTCCAGTAACCAGTCAACCTTAACCCAGAGCACCACCGTCAAGCTAACGGCTTTGTCCTATGTGATCCTTTCTGACATCGTGGCCCACCGCACTGATCCCCCAGTGTCAGTGGACAGTGGTACTGAAATCATGATCGTCAACTCAAATGGGACAGAATCAGAGAGTACAGTGGCCATTGTGCTAAGAGTGGGTGATGAGATCATCCTTGCCAGCTCAGACGCAGAGCCCAATGCTACATCAATGCCTATTCTACTTGGcggcagtggtggtggtggtggaggagctgAGATCATCCTCGCCAGATTGAAGGAGAGCAAAAACTCCAGCTTAACTCCTATCATTCTAAATAAGGATGATGAAATCATTGTTGCTACCTCAAATGAGACCAATGCCGAAACCTCTTCTTCTGTCATCATTGGCAACGGGACTGAGATTAAGATTACCAGATCTGAAAATGGGAACAACTCTGTAATTTTAACCAATGGCACGGAGGTTATAATTGACCATTCTTCAGACACTGATGCATCAGGTGATCTGGCTGTCACCACTGAGAATGAAAACACTGATAATGCGACAATTACCTCACTGAATGAGATCACTGAAAATGTCACCACAAGCAAGAATTCCAGCTCTCTGGATGAAGAAAATGTGACCCAAGTGGCAgtggaaaataaaacagaagtcaCTGAATCATCCGAGCCACCAACCATTGTAATCTCACTGGATAGCTCTTTATATAGTTGGGCTCCATGGAGTGTTTGGTACTGCAACTGCCTTAATGGCAGTATGTTCCGTATCAGGAATAACATGGACAAAAAGTCAGGTATTACTCTGTGCTCGAATGACTACCAGCCCAACCACTTCCAAAGAAAATCGTGCACTTACAAGGTGTGTGGCTGCAGCAGGAAGGACAAACAGTGCTCTCTGACTAATGTCACCTGCTTGGAGGCAAACCCTGACATTTGTGTGCTGAGTGACATTACCTGTCAGGAGGCTCTTGACTCCAAAGAGTACTGGAAAAGGTTGAAGAAGGGGTTTCAGGCTGTCTACcacaaaaatagagggttgttcCTGCAGAGAAACACAAAGCCAGAGACAAGTCATTGA